The genomic region TTCATCGTGAACTTCACTTCCATTTTTCCGGGCCGCTTCAAAACCAATGCCAAATTCTACTCCTTTAAATGCATTTATGCTGGTCACCCCGCCAGCAATACGAGAATCCAGCTTCCGGTCATAATGAACATAGGAACCTACTCCTGCAGGCATCCCTTCTACGACGACCTCACAGACACCACCTATAGAATCTCCGTCTTTTTTGGCCTGATCAATTGCATTCTTCATCGACTCTTCAACATTGGGATCTAATGTCCGAACTGGAGATTCTTCTGAAACTTCGGCTTTCTTCTGAATCGATAAATCCACATCATCGGCGCGTATTCCGGCGATTTCTTTTACGTAGCCAACCACATCGATGCCCAGTTCCTTTAAAATCTTTTTGGCCAGACTTCCGGCAGCTACCCTTGCTGCAGTTTCTCTGGCGGATGAACGCTCGAGAACATTTCTCATATCCCTGTGCCCGTACTTCAACGCCCCATTTAGATCTGCATGTCCGGGACGGGGTCTCGAAATTTGTCTTTTAATTTTCTGGGTATCCTCTATAGGATCTTCTCCCATAATGTTTTCCCAGTGTTTAAAGTCGTCATTTTCCACGACAAACGTGATTGGGGATCCCAATGTATAGCCATGGCGTACACCACTTTTAATTTCAACCAGATCTTTTTCTATTTTCATCCGTCTGCCACGGCCGTGACCCTTTTGCCGTCTCAATAAAGATTCACTAATATCACTTGATAAAAGAGGTAAATTTGCCGGAACTCCTTCAACGATTGTCGTTAATTGTTTTCCATGTGATTCTCCTGCCGTTAAATAACGCAAAATAAACCCTCCAATATTTATGTATACGTCTGTATTTTTATTACTATATCATACACAACCTGATTTGTGTTTGCATACTGCAGATATTTTTACAAAAATCAAAATTTATTATATATAAAAAACACTTGAAGCTTATTCAAGTGTTTTTTCTTTCGCGTTTTGTTTTTCATAAAAAAAGGTATCCACGGTTTGGAACTGATATTGTTTCGGGTTGAAAATTTGTTCGGTGCTACCCACAAATAGAATCCCATCGTCATCGAGGGAGTGACTGAATCCCTGATAGATTTCCTCTTTTGCTCCATCTGTAAAGTAAATAAGTACATTCCTGCATACTATTAAATCGTATCCCCGTTCATAAGTATCCTTAAGTAAATTATGTTTCTTAAAGGTGATAGCCTTCTTAAGATTAGCATCAACGGTATAGATGCCGTCGTTTTCCTGAAAATACTTACGCTTCAAGTCTTCTGGGACCTCTTTTAGTGATTTCCCGGGATATACTCCATTTCGAGCCGCCTGCAGAGCATTTTCATCTATATCGGTTGCCACAATCTCAACATTGGATAACGAGAGATGCTGATTCATAATCATAGCAATGGTGTATGGTTCTTCTCCAGTAGAACAGGCCGCACTCCATATTTTTAAATGCTTTTTTCTGGTTAAGAGCTTTGGAATAATCGTTTGGTTAAGTACATCCCATCGTTTTTTGTTGCGGAAAAACTCAGATACATTGATGGTAATTCGATTTAAGAACTCGTGATAATATTCCTTATTATTAATAAGAAGATTATAATAATCATCAAACGACTGACAGCCCCGTTTTTCTCTAAGCGATGTCAGACGACGTTTCATCTGCTTTTCTTTATATAAAGACAGGTTTATACCCGTCCTTTTATGGATGCGTTCTGTAAATTGTTCATAATCCCCCATGGTCCTTCCCCTTCTATAAATCATTATATATGAAAGAAGGCCAGTGAAGTACTGGCCTGTTTTATACTAGTAAATCCACTTTTGGTCATCTTTTGTAAAGGATAATAGATCATCCTGGTTAAAGAACAAATTCATTTCTCTTTCTGCACTTTCAGGTGAATCTGAACCGTGAATCACATTTTTGCCTACGGTTAGTCCAAAATCTCCTCGAATTGTACCCGGAGCAGCTTCCTGAGGCTTTGTTTTCCCCATCATTTGGCGGGCTGTTGCAATGACATTTTCACCCTCCCATACCATGGCAAAAACAGGACCTGAAGTAATAAAATCAACAAGTTCGCCAAAAAATGGTTTATCCTTGTGTTCACCGTAATGTTCTTCAGCAAGCTCGTTGGATATTTGCATAAACTTTGCAGCTGATAATTGAAACCCTTTCTTTTCAAATCTTGTTACAATTTCTCCGACAAGGTTTCTTTGCACTCCATCTGGTTTAATCATTAGAAATGTTTTTTCCATCTTTACACCTCTTTTTATAGTAGATTGTGAAAACGCTTCAAGCTTCTAAAAGTTTAACAAATTTTGTGTTTTTTGACAATTCTTTTAATAGCTTCTCTTGCCAATATATTTCGCGATGTCCATCAACGCCTTCTTTGCCTTGGATTGTGGCAAAACTTCCAACTGTTTATAGGCTTTTTGTAAATAGAGTTCACTTACGCGAAATGACTTTTCAATAACATCAGATTGCTTGATTTCCTCTACTATGTCAGCAAGGTCCTTACTTACCACAGCCTGTCCACGGGATTGTTCAAAGCTGCTGGCCAACCTTTGCTTAAAAGAAGTGTCTTCTAATTTATATAAAACGGGTAACGTAATATTCCCCTGAAACAAATCACTTCCAGCCGGCTTACCCAGCTTTTCTGGTGTTGCGGTGAAGTCTAAAATATCATCAATGATTTGATACGACATTCCAATAAAATAGCCGTACTTAGCCAAGGCCTTTTGATAGTCCGCCGGTGCTTCGGAAACAATCGCTCCCAAATGACAGCTGCTTGCAATAAGAAGTGCTGTTTTTCGTTTTATACGTCTTAAATAATTTCTAAAGTTCTGTTCCAGATTGTATTGGTCCCTTAACTGTTCGATTTCCCCTTGCGCAAGTTCAACAATGGTATTGGAGAGAATCTGATGCGCTTTCGGGTTTTCAATAACAGACAGGATTTCAAGGGCCCTGGCAAACATATAGTCTCCCGTATACATGGAAACACGGTTATCCCATTTAGCATTAATGGTTTCATGGCCTCTTCGTAATTCCGCATCATCAATCACATCATCGTGCACCAAAGAAGCCATATGCATCAATTCAAATGAAGAAGCGACATGTTTAATTTTTTCCAAATCGTAATGACCAAACTGTGCAGCCAGCAAAACAAAAACAGGTCGAATTCGTTTTCCGCCTGCTTTCAATAATTGAGTAGATGCTGCCCGCAATACAGGATGATCTGCTTTAACTGTATATAATAATTCCGACTCAATAATATCTAAATCATGATTTAAAAATTTATAAGATAAAGGTAGTTTCATATGTTTCACCTATATTTCAAATATCTGATCATTTTTCCGGCTTTATTCCCAGATGCATGGCTGCAACACCGCCAGTATAACTTTTTATCTGAACATCCGTCAATCCAGCTTCTAAAAACAACGCTTTAAGTGCCTTTCGATTCGGGAAGTCTTTTGCTGATTCATGCAGCCAGGCATATTCATTATAACTTTTGGCAAAGATTTTTCCGAATAGGGGCATTACAAATTTAAAATAGAAATAATATAATTGCCTGTATACGGGAATGGTTGGTTGTGAGGTTTCTAAACAGACCACTTTTCCTCCTGGTTTAACCACCCTGGTCATTTCTTTTAGTACATGAAGATAGTCTGGGACATTCCGTAAGCCAAATCCAATGGTCACATAATCAAAGGAATTGTCTTCAAACGGAAGATTCATTGCATCCCCATGCTTAAAAGAAATTTGAGGAAGGGGTTCCTGGTCTAATTTAGTTTGAGCGATGGAAAGCATGTTCCTGCTAAAATCGAGACCGGTCACCTGGCCACTCTTCCCAACAACTTCTCCAAGTGCAAACGTCCAATCTCCTGTTCCACAGCAAACATCTAATGCCTTCTCCCCTGGCTTGACTTTCATTCGTTTCATGACATCTTTTCGCCAGGCTTTATGCCGCTGAAAAGAAATGACAGAGTTCATCACGTCATATTTATCATAAATCTTTTCAAATACATGGTGAACTTTCTCTGCTTTTGAGCGCTGATCCATTTTCTTATCCTTCCTCCAATAAGATTCCCTGTTTCTGTGAAATTCTTCTCAATTCATTCATTAAATACTTTTGTAATTCCTTAAGATGCATTGGTAACGACTGGATTAAAGATTCTAACCTGATCATAATTCCCGGGATCATGTTTTCCACCATCCGAATAACATCATCTTCATTATTACTTTGGCTGAGCAAGGTTATCACAGCTGACTTCTGTTCCTGACTGTAAGTTTTCAGCTCCAGAAATAAGCGCTTCATAAGGAGCCAGTTTTTTATAACATCATGGTTTTCCGACATTTTAAAGTATTCAGCTACATGTATCAAGATAGCTGATTCGACTTCTTTCATCTCTTCTATCAGATGCTCAATGGAATGGATATCACTGTGATAAATCATCATTTTTCTTTCATTTATCGTACGAATGGCACCAGCAATCACTTCAATTAATTCTATATATTCCACACGGGATAAATTGTGGTAGAATTTTCCACTTAAAAGGTCACCCACCAAAACATTCATCTGTTTTTGCTGATTTATCTGATCATGTTTATAGGAATGGATGGATACAAAATCATGAATGTCCAGTGCTGTCTGTACATACATAATTGCCTGAATGATCTGCTCTTTTTCCTTGCGGGCGAGGTTATCTGAATAGTTCAGAATAGTGTCCAAAAATAAAATCTTATCTTCAGAAAGAACAGGCTCCCTTTTTATGTCTCCAAATTTCTCATCAGAAAATTGGATGATATGATCTTTTATTTTCTGTATTAATTTGGGATCCAAATCAATCACCTTGACCCTTTCTCACAGAACCCACTTCAAAAATCTTACATGACTTGATTAAATATCCTGATTTTCTTCCGTATGTATTTCACCATGGCTGGTTTGAATGACGGCTTTGCCCCGAACTTTAACAGCTGAAGTGTGTTCGGTAAACTGAGCAATCATTACTTCTCCTCTATCTAACTTCTCGGAATGATGAAAACGGGTATCTGTACCTCTTGTTAGTCCATTTACGTTTACACCATCTTCTAAAGCCTTTATAACGAAAAAATCCGAACCAGAAGAACTTGTACTCATCTTATGCAGTTCCTCCTCATAAACTTTTTAAGGTACGTTCATATTTTAACATTATCATTCCCTATAATCTATTGAAAAATGTTAAAAAGGAGCATAAAAAAAAAGAGGGTTTGAAGACCCTCTTTTTTTACAGCCCTATGTATAGCTTATTTCACAGCATCCTTAAGGGCTTTACCAGGTTTGAATGCAGGTACTTTGCTGGCTGGAATTTCAATCTCATCACCAGTTTGTGGATTACGTCCTTTACGAGCCGCACGCTCGCGAACCTCAAAGTTACCAAACCCGATAAGCTGGACTTTATCTCCGTCAGTTAAGGAATCAGTAATGGATTCAAATACTGCATCTACAGCCTGAGCTGCATCCTTTTTAGAAAGATCGCCTTTTTCAGCAACTGCATTTACGAGTTCTGTTTTATTCATATCTTTCACCTCCTCCCAAATGCAAACAATCGAATGAGCGTAAAAGGAATTTTAAAATTCCAATTATCCCATTTGTTAACAATTTTCATACATTTTATACATGTAAGTCATTCAAAAGTGATGACAAGCCTTATCATAACCGAATTTTCGAGGAATTTCAATAAAATCAGGCAAAATTCTTCTGTATTTGATGGATTTTCCTATCAAAATCCGGTATGTAAGATTACTTGCATCTTACCATAATTCGCCAGGGCCTTTCAATAGCAAAACCGCATTCTCATGCGATTTCCAACGATTCTTATGTATCTAGCAAAATATAAATCAGGGTTATAGTCTTTTTCTTAAGAATAAAAATAAAAAAAGCGGCATTTTCTGCCGCTTTTTTTATAATATGATTGCTATTAAGCCACCGCTGCCCTCATTGATAATCCTTTCGAGGGTTTCTTTAAGTTTGTATCTTGCATTTTCCGGCATGAGAGAAAGCTTAGCCTGAATCCCTTCTCTGACAATTGAGCTTAACGATCTGCCGAAAATATCAGACTTCCAGATTGATAAAGGATCTTCTTCAAAGTCCTGCATTAAGTATCTGACAAGCTCTTCACTTTGCTTTTCAGTACCGATAATCGGTGCAAACTCAGACTCAACATCCACCTTCACCATATGAATAGAAGGTGCTACAGCTTTCAATCTGACGCCATACCTTGAACCTTGTCGAATAATTTCAGGTTCATCCAGGGCCATATCTTCAAGCGTTGGTGCTGCAATCCCATAGCCTGTTTGCTTCACCATATTTAAAGCTTCTGAGACCTGATCGTACTCGCGTTTTGCAGTAGCAAAATCCTGCATTAATTCTAACAAATGATCCTTACCTCTGATTTCAACACCGACAATTTCTTTCAGTACATGGTCATACAATTCATCAGGTGCCTGGAGATCAATTTCTGCAATGCCGTCTCCCATTTCCATCCCTGCTAATTGTGCTTGATCTACAAAGTCATAATCATAGAAGTTTCCGACAACACGGTCCACATCGCGAAGACGTTTAATATCCTTAACAGTATCCTGAATAGCCTCTTCGTAACGCTGTTTTAACCAGTGTTCATCCTTTAACACCATTACCCAGCTAGGCAGGTTTACATTTACTTCTAATACCGGGAATTCATAAAGTGCCTCACGCAGAACATTATAGACATCGTGTTCCCGCATATTTTCCACACTGACCGCTACTACAGGAATATCATAGTACTCTTTTAATTCTTCTCTAAGCACCTCTGTCTCCTGTGAATGAGGATTTTGACTGTTCAGAACCATAATAAAGGGTTTTCCTACTTCCTTAAGCTCATTCACAATTTTTTCTTCAGCTTCTACATAATCATTACGGGGAATATCCCCAATCGTTCCATCCGTTGTCACGACTACACCAATAGTCGAATGTTCCTGAATAACTTTTCTCGTTCCAATTTCAGCTGCTTCCGGAAATGGAATAGGCTCTTCGTACCAAGGTGTATTGATCATCCTTGGGCCATTCTCGTCCTCAAAACCTTTGGCACCGTCAACCGTATACCCAACACAGTCAACGAGACGTACATTTACGTCAAGGCCTTCATCCACATTAACAGTTACTGCCTGATTAGGTATGAATTTAGGTTCAGTTGTCATAATGGTCCGGCCGGCAGCGCTCTGTGGCAATTCATCCTGTGCTCTGGATTTTTCTCCTTCATCTTCTATATTGGGCAACACAACCAGATCCATAAATTTTTTAATGAAGGTTGATTTACCCGTGCGTACAGCTCCTACAACACCCAGATAAATATCTCCGTTCGTTCGTTTCGATATGTCCTTAAAAATATCGACTCTTTCCAAGTGATCCCCTCCCGATACGTGAACTTCACTCCTGAAAAAATACAAAACACGAATACAATTCTTTAACACTAAGAGTCTATGATGTTGTCCTATCAAAATATGACTAAAACATTTAAGAAAACGCAGGACAAAGTTATGTAATATAAAGAAACATCATGTTCTCATTTGATCAAGCGGATGGTTCTATCGCCTGAAAAAATGGCTGGCTCCGGCTGAATAATGGAAATACACGGTACACTATATTCTGATAAACAAAAAAAGATACCTTTAAAAGGTATCTTTTTATGATTTCTTCTCATTTTTTTCGTTATCTGAAGAAGTTTGAAAAACCGGCTCTCCATCCTGTATTGTGTATGGCAGAGAATAGGCAGGTACAAATGGATAGTGATCTGTTAATAGATATCTGATGTCATCTCCTGCCTGATAATCATGTTCCTTCTCCTTCATTACATTGTATAGATCTTTTCGATAATCAATGACAAGCTGCCCATCAGTGTCCATATAAATCGGCAGATTCTGATTCGTATAAGGGCTTTTGACGAGCGGGCGCTGCTCAAGACCTAATTTTTTAATGTCTATTTTATAGACCCCCGCAGCGACTTCCTCGCCAAAAGGAGGATAAATATGTTCATTGCGATAGATTTCCAGCTGCAAATTAATTTCCCGTAATTTTTCTGATTGGCGTAAGTCAACAATTTTTACCGTCGCCTCTGTTTCAGGACGGATGATGACATATTGATATAAACCACCCTGCTCATACGCATTGCCCGGCGTAGTGGTTATATACCCATTCTGCTTCAATTTTTTAAAATCAACAGGATATTTAATAAATATATCTGTATCCATGTCCCGATTCTTAATGGGTAATTGTCCGTTGTGGTCATTTTTATACTGACTCACAGCCTCCTGCACCATTTCCAACTGCATATCATTTGGAATCTTATTCTTTTGTAATTCCTCTTCCGGGTACATACAGCCGGCAAGAAGAACGATAGCTATAAAACTTAAAACGGCCTGACTTATTTTCATATGAAATTCCCCCGTTTATCTTTACGCTGTTGGACCACTTAGAACAATATAAAAAATAATAATACTGCCGAAAATAAAACATATGTATGCTAAAAGGCCAACGATTCCACTGAAGAACCCCTTAAGTTTATTTCTGCTTATATATATGAGTCCCATGGCAATTAGCAGCAATGCCATTCCAACGAAAGATATATACATATTCAACATGCTCCGGCTCATGTAAAACGCTCCTTAAGGACTTCAAATTCGTCCATATTATATCATATAGAATATTAGAAGGATAGAAAAGAGCAGACTTGTCCATCCATATAACAGTAGGATCGGATGATGTGATCCGATATTTTCTCAGAACAAATAAAACCCGAGGTGAAGGGGCTGGACACCTCGGTAAACTAAATATATCCCTTACCTTGCAGCTCTATAGGATTTCTTGCTGCGGTTTATTATATGCATTGTTCAAATGAACCGTATCATCAAGTGCCCAAGCAGTCTATTTCTTAAGCATCTGTTGAAGTGAGTTCATATCCATCGGTATATTCTGATTGGTAATCATTTCTACAATTTCGTCCTCTTTAGCCTTGGATAAAGGTTTACCTGCCATTTTTGAAAGTCTGCGTACTAACTGCCTTACGGTTTTTTCATCAGAAAAATTGGCATTCTTGACCGAATCAGCAACCTTAAATATTTCATCGGAAGAAATGTTAGCATTGTTTTCAATTTGGTTAAAAGGATTGTTTTCAGATTGTTTTCCCACTGCCCTACCTCCTTGTAATACGTTTCACCATATTATATGCAAAGGCTGTAGGGGTGTGAGATGTTTTAATCAAAGCGTTTGATTTCGTAAATCATCAGGAAGCTCTTCAACCTCGTGGGTTTTTCCTCTGTTCATTAAACGATCAACAATAACTTTTGGGGGTTCCTGGTTAAATAGAAGGTTATACAATCCCTTTGTAATAGGCATCTCGATGTTTTCCTGTTCCGATAACTGATAGGCTGCCTGAGTTGTGCGTACGCCTTCTACAACCATGCCCATTTCTTCTAATACATCGTCCAGTTTACGTCCCTGTCCCAGCAGATATCCTGCCCGCCAGTTCCGACTATGTGAGCTGGTACAAGTTACAATTAAATCTCCTACTCCTGTTAAACCCGCAAATGTTAATGGATTAGCTCCCATGGAAGCGCCCAGTCTTGCGATTTCAGCCAGTCCTCTTGTAATCAGGGCAGCTTTTGCGTTATCGCCATATTCCAGTCCATCTGAAATACCTGCCCCCAGAGCAATAATATTCTTCAATGCCCCTCCTAATTCAACGCCGACAATGTCAGGGTTGGTATACACACGGAATTTATCATTGATAAACAGATCCTGTGCCTTCTGTGCCAGGTCATGATCATGTGAGGACACTGTTACGGTCGTAGGATGTCTAGCTCCAACCTCTTCTGCATGACTTGGACCGGACAAAACTGCAACCTCTCCATAGAGTTTCCTGGGCACTTCTTCCTCAATCATTTCGGAAACACGTTTTAATGTATGAGGCTCAATTCCTTTGGCAGCATGAATAAGTGTAACTTTATGCTTCAGATGATCTTTCAGTTGACCACACACCTCACGAATAGCCTTTGTTGGGACAACCAGGACAATCGTTTCTGCATCGGCAATAGCCTCATTGAGATTATCATAAGCCTTTACCTCGTCAGGGAGTGTAATTTCTTTTAAATATTTTTCATTTTGCCGGGTTTCATTAATAGCCCTGGCCTGTTCAGCACGATGAGTCCACAATCTTACATCATGGTGGTTATCTCCCAAAACAAGTGCCAATGCTGTTCCCCAGCTTCCTGCTCCCAATACAGCAACCTTCCCCATTGACAAAGTCCTCCTTTATTTCCGTTGTCTTGCGTATATTTTAATGGGCGTACCTTCAAACCCAAATGCTTCCCTAATACGATTTTCCAAAAAGCGCTTAAATGTAAAGTGCATGAGTTCTGGATCATTCACGAACACGACAAATGTTGGCGGTTTTACAGCTACCTGCGTCGCGTATAATATCTTAAGCTTTCTCCCTTTTATGGAAGGAGTGGGATTCAGTGCAAGGGAATCCATAATAACCTCATTAAGCAGGTTTGTTTGTACTCTTTTGGCATGATTTTCACTAGCCTCAACAATTCTTGGAAGCAATGTATGCATTCGTTTTTTCGTTAAAGCCGAAAGAAATACAACAGGTGCATAGTCCAGGAATTGAAAATCCTGTCTGACTTTATCTTCAAATTCCTTCATGGTTTTGTCGTCTTTTTCAACAGTATCCCACTTATTTACGACAATAATAACGGCCTTACCCGCTTCATGTGCATAGCCTGCAATTCGTTTATCCTGCTCAATAATACCCGTATCTGCATCAAGGACAGCTAAGACCACATCTGAGCGTTCAATCGCTTTTAGGGCTCGTAACACACTGTACTTTTCAGTTTTTTCATAAACCTTTCCTCTTTTTCTCATCCCGGCAGTATCTATGATGACAAAATCCTGATTGTCTTTTTCAAAGCTTGTATCGATGGCGTCTCTGGTTGTTCCGGCAACTTCACTTACAATAACCCGCTCTTCACCTAAGATTGAATTTACTAACGAGGATTTCCCCACGTTAGGTCGGCCTATCAAACTGAAATGGATGGTATCCTCATCCTCTTCTTCAATGTCCCTTTCAGGAAAGTGCTTCACAACTTCATCAAGTAAATCACCTAATCCTAACCCATGTGAACCTGAGATAGGATAAGGCTCCCCAAATCCTAAGGAATAAAATTCATAAATTCGATCTCTCATCTCAGGATTATCCATTTTATTAACAGCCAGAACCACAGGCTTGCTCGATTTAAATAACATACGAGTGACTTCTTCGTCAGCCGCTGTAACTCCTTCTTTTCCATCAATCATAAAAATGATAACATCTGATTCATCAATGGCAATTTCCGCCTGTGTCCTCATTTGAACCATTAGAGGCTCGTCCCCTATTTCGATTCCTCCTGTATCAATTAAATTAAAGGTCGTATTTAACCATTCGGCTTCCGCATAGATCCGGTCACGAGTAACCCCTGGTACATCTTCCACAATGGCAATACGTTCTCCTACAAGCCGATTAAATATCGTTGATTTTCCTACATTCGGTTTTCCTACTATTGCAACAACAGATTTGCGCATTTCTGTTCATCCTTTATATTCACATTTGAGTATATTTCAATTGTGGCAGGTTTAGCCACAAACGTTTGAAAATACCCTTCTTACCTGAAAGAAGGGTAACTACAGCTTTTATATTTTAGCAAATGAAGGATTATTAAACAACTTTTTCCTTAACTTCTGCAGATTATGTCATGTTTTAAATTTTAAGGAAACAGTTTTGACAGTTTGTTCTATTTTTTCACTAAAACGTCTGATTTTAAACCATAAGGTTAATGTAATCATGATAAAGACGACATCAGTCAGGTAGGCCAGGTCTCCAATTGAAACTGCAAAACCATAGGACAGTCTTACAAAGGTGAAGAGCAGCTGTCCAGCTGAAGTACTTATCAAGGCAATAGCCAGTTGACTTCGCAGGTCATCCACAAAAATATAAAATACAAGAATACAGATTAGGGCCATTATAATTGAGCTTGAAAGAAATAACCATAATGGATTAAAAAGTTCCCATAATTTCAGCCCGCTGTAGGCAAAGCTTAAACTCATGGCAATACTGACGGGAATAAACTTTCCCTTTAATTTTGCAAGTAGTATAAAACCAGTTAATCCATTCATAATTAAAGGCACATGAATCTCCAGTCCGGAATATGAAATATATGTAGTGGATGTAATCATACAACCTAAAACGAAACTGGAATTGCAGAACCGCCTTCTCAAATCAAAATCAAAAAAGTAAACAATAATCCACAGTACCCACGCGAGCCAGTAAAAAATCCAGGTTTCCATAAAAAAACACCTACCATTTTCAGTATAGGTGTTTTTTATCCTTCATAAACTTTATGTTCTTTGATTTATCCATTCCTTAGTTTTGCCGAATAGTGCATGGGGACTACCTTTTAAAAGATCAGGACTGGTTACACCGAGGGTCATCATCACAATTTTAATTTCATCAAGAATGGAGTCAATCTTATTAACTAATCCCTCAACATCCTGATCGATAACGGTCCGAAGCATCGGCCCTGCCATTCCAAACATATTTGCACCTGAAATTAAAGCTTTTGCACCATCCAGACCATGGCGAATCCCGCCGGATGCAATTAAATGAACATCGGGATAGGCAGCCTGTATTTCATTTAAAGAAACCAGTGTAGGAATTCCCCAATGGTTAAGAGAATGTAAACGATCTGTTCTCCGGTTATTTTCAATTTGGGAAAAGCTTGTCCCGCCTCTGCCGCCAGCATCAATGTATTTAATTCCAACATCTTTCAGCTTTGC from Virgibacillus sp. MSP4-1 harbors:
- a CDS encoding NAD(P)H-dependent glycerol-3-phosphate dehydrogenase — encoded protein: MGKVAVLGAGSWGTALALVLGDNHHDVRLWTHRAEQARAINETRQNEKYLKEITLPDEVKAYDNLNEAIADAETIVLVVPTKAIREVCGQLKDHLKHKVTLIHAAKGIEPHTLKRVSEMIEEEVPRKLYGEVAVLSGPSHAEEVGARHPTTVTVSSHDHDLAQKAQDLFINDKFRVYTNPDIVGVELGGALKNIIALGAGISDGLEYGDNAKAALITRGLAEIARLGASMGANPLTFAGLTGVGDLIVTCTSSHSRNWRAGYLLGQGRKLDDVLEEMGMVVEGVRTTQAAYQLSEQENIEMPITKGLYNLLFNQEPPKVIVDRLMNRGKTHEVEELPDDLRNQTL
- the der gene encoding ribosome biogenesis GTPase Der, with amino-acid sequence MRKSVVAIVGKPNVGKSTIFNRLVGERIAIVEDVPGVTRDRIYAEAEWLNTTFNLIDTGGIEIGDEPLMVQMRTQAEIAIDESDVIIFMIDGKEGVTAADEEVTRMLFKSSKPVVLAVNKMDNPEMRDRIYEFYSLGFGEPYPISGSHGLGLGDLLDEVVKHFPERDIEEEDEDTIHFSLIGRPNVGKSSLVNSILGEERVIVSEVAGTTRDAIDTSFEKDNQDFVIIDTAGMRKRGKVYEKTEKYSVLRALKAIERSDVVLAVLDADTGIIEQDKRIAGYAHEAGKAVIIVVNKWDTVEKDDKTMKEFEDKVRQDFQFLDYAPVVFLSALTKKRMHTLLPRIVEASENHAKRVQTNLLNEVIMDSLALNPTPSIKGRKLKILYATQVAVKPPTFVVFVNDPELMHFTFKRFLENRIREAFGFEGTPIKIYARQRK